From the genome of Triticum aestivum cultivar Chinese Spring chromosome 1A, IWGSC CS RefSeq v2.1, whole genome shotgun sequence:
aaatccaaaagaaaaagaaatgggtATACAGTAGCATGCGTAAGCAATGGGGGCATTCATCTCGTTCTCATCCGATCCGATACATGCATGTTTGGCAAACTGTAATTTGCTCCCGAAATGACAAAGCATCAATCAAAACAAAGCAATCCAACAATTCGTTCATGGATCTACGACATGATACTGATCGGAACTCCAAACCCTAGCTAGAGCCTCAGGGACAGGTCCAGGGACCCACCGACGCTGCcggacggcgaggaggaggagggcggcgtcGTGCGCAGCTCGGACTCGTGGGGACCGCCGTGGCTGCTGATCCTCGTCGGGAAGAACTCGATCTCCCGCACCTCCTTCCTCccctccggtgccaccaagaacCCTTCTCCGGCCGTCTCCTGCAAATCGATCGGGTGCTGCAACCAACACAGCCATCAGTCAGTTCTGACAAATCTAGATGAATGATTCCGAGCTTTGCAAACGCCTCGAACCAATGCACGTACCTTGCGAGCGGCGGTCATGGTGGCGGCGAGATCGTAGATGGAGTAGTATGGCGCGTTGGTGGTGGCGGTGGCAGGGCCCCGTGTTCCTCTATCTGCCATGGCCACCATCGTCTGAAGATCAACACAGACGCGCAGGAAAGAAGACAAGATTGGTTAATTGGCACAGCAAAAAATGAATGTGGGAGGAGCAGAGAAAGCTCTCGAATTTTTGCAGTGGACTGGACGGACGGACTACCATGGAGCAGAGGTCGCAGCGCTGGCCCGCGTGGAGGCAGGAGGCGGAGGAGCACGCCGGACGCCAGATGGTGCTTTGGCTTGAAGGGCACTCTGGCGCCGGCACCTGGAGCTGCGGCTGCTGGCCATTGCCCGCCGGGACGAAGCCCCCCATGCGGCCCCAGCGGTCCATGAAGTACTGCTGCTCCGGCGCGACGCCCTGGACGCAGCGGACGGGAgcctgcggctgcggctgcggcgccggaggggcgggcggcggctggaccaGTTGCGGCGAGTAGTAGCGCGAGCCGGTGGCGGCGTCGAAGGCCGGCAGGTAGTCGTGGTGCTGCTGCAGGACGACGGAGTTGCCCTGCGCCTgcaggttggcggcggcggcctccagcatggcggccgcggccgcggcgttGAGGTCGTGCAGCGGGTCGACGCCGCCGCAGCGCAGGCGCTCGAGCTCCGCCACGCCGAGGCCGCGCTGCGGGGTCTTCCTGGGCGGCGCCCCGCCGCGGGAGGCCGCCTGCTGCCTCCCCGGCCCGGACGCCCCCTGCCGGCGCAGCCGCGCCCGCGCCACCGCGTCGGAGAGGCCCGGCACCACGGCATGGGCCGAGACGTCAGCCGCCGGCGTGTCCTCCGGGGCGGCGCCGAAGAAGAAGGAGGGCGTGGGCGCCATgagggaggagaggagagagagagagcgggatGCGTGGCACGTGCGAATGGCGAGACGGGAGAGGGTGGCTGTCTCCTGCCGGTTTTATAGCGGCCGAGCGGCGGCGAGGAGACACGGCGTGGTCTACTGATCTACTCTCGTCTGTCTCACTCTCACTCGCCAGCCAGACAGACATACAGACAGGTGGGACCCGACGTATCAACGACTAGTCTTCGGTCCCGATGGGCCGATACGGGAAGCATCTCCTGCTGCCAAGTGGGCCCGAACGGTCGGTTCTTCGGGACACGCTCCGCTCCTGTCGTGTAGCAAGTCGTCCATTCTATCTTCTCATCATCTTCACGTTGATATGAAATTTGGCCACTTATGAAAAAGGCAAGAAACAGATCAGACACATACGAAACTattcatccgttcctaaatataagttttatttttttagtgattctaatatagactacatacaaagcaaaatgagtgaatttatacTCTAAACTGCGtttatatatatccgtatgtagtcAACAAAAGGAAAatgtatttatatatatatatatgtgtgtgtgtgtgtgtgtgtgtgtgtgtctccaATGGCTAGCTGCAAAAACAAATGTGGATCTTGGTGAGCTGGCCGGTGAGGCGACGCCCGTTCTGCATGGACGTCTTCTCGGTGGTCCTGGACCGGTCGACAGGGCAGGCCTCCGTGAGCGCGAGGTTCACAAGGACCCAGTCTGGGGCAAATATCCGCCGTAGCAAACATTGCCTAGTGATACACGTTATATTTACTCACTAAATGGCCACAACTAGCTGCAAAAACAATTGTCGAATGGTGTAAGAGCATTCGAGCTGGGTGAGCCGGTCGTTGAGGCGACGCCCGTGTCGCGCGGACATCTTCGCGGTGCACCTGGACTGGTCGAGGTCCTAGGCCTCTGTTAAAGCAAGGTCCGTGAGGACCCAGTCTGGGGCGACGTCCGCCGTAGCGAAAGCTGGCCGGCGATACGTGTTATATTTACTCATTAAATGGCATAACTAGCTACAAAAACAACGTTGGAATGGTGTAAGAGCATCCGAGCTGGGTGAGCTGGTCATTGAGCGACGACCGTGCCGCGTGGACGTCTTCGCGGTGGTCCTGGACCGGTCGAGGTCCCAGGCCTCAGTTAACGTAAGGTCCGCAAGGTGATACGCGTTGCGTGAAACAAGGAAAAATAATCTACTCATTCAATGGCCATGTATGTCCAAGTTTGGGCGAGCTGGTCACTGAGGTGATGACCGTGCCGCGCGAACGTCTTCGCGGTGGTCCTAGACTGGCCAGGGGCCCAGGCCTCTATTAGCGCGAGGACCCAGTCCTTGGCAAAGTCTGAGATATGGAATGCTACCGGCCTAGATAATGCAGGAGGCGCTCATGGGCGTTCACGAGCGCAGAGGAGGCCTCCTTCATGGTGCCCGGGCGCCGACGAGGCGGTGATGTCTGTGTCCTCTTCTTGCTGTGCTAGAGGCGGGATGGCGGTGATGCTGACAGGTCGAAGTGGCACAACGTGCTATCCGGCGATTCCTCCTTGACGCGGCATGGGGGAGGGGGGCTCCCGCTTGACGCGGTTGCGAGGCTGGCTTCTCGATGACAAAGTGGAAAGGCGGCGAGGAAGGAGCTTGCCCGTGGTCGCATGGCGACAGCTCGAGGAGGAGCTCTAGGTGCAGCTGGTACTCCTGTCCCGGCACGGCGTCTTTCGCGAGGAAGGGCAGTTGCGGTTGCGCCTCCTCCTATTCCCAGGAGTGCATCATCTCCTCCTTGTTCGTCGGGgtggtggaggaggaagtccttggAGAACGTGGGCGGCACCACACGATCCACCTAGAAAGGTGGATCCACCGACATGAATGCGTGGCGATTTTTCCAGAGCGGGAGGCACGACAATGAGTTTTGATGGGACCGCATAGTCAGACACTTACGTGGCATTAGTCTGGACACCCACAAACTTCCCTAGATTTTATGCCGGTTTGCGGGAAATCAGATGCTACTAACATAGGGCACTTTGTTCGATGGATCCGGCTTGTCTGCTCCCTTCTCATGCTCGCATCCATGCTCCTAATTCATTCTACGgttgttgttttttttctttttttctttctaacCTAATCATCTCTGCCAGATTTTAAGAAAATGGAGCCGGactttattttgttccaatcaaatcaagccacgtactgTTCCATGACAAAATTGGTGTGGAAGGAAGGCTGAAGCCAGCGTGTGACGCGACATACAGTGCATCACGTGTGGAGTGGATCACGAGAAAGGTGCAGCTAGAGCTAGGCCTAGCTGGCTACCAGGAAATCTGGACGGGACATCATGGCACGGCGCATGCAGGCGGATCTCTTCTTGATCACTTGACGTGATTGTTTCTGCATGGCTTCTGCCCATGGATCCATATCGAGGTAATAGCACTCCATGTACCCTAACTTGCAATGAATGTGATGATTTAGTCTCAAACTCGCAAAACTTTACTTCACCATACCCCAACTTGCATatcatgtgatgatttagtcccagaCCAATCACAGCTCGACAATTGACAGTCAGGTGGTTGAACCGGTCAGTGCACGcacttttgcagaaaaccccctaccGTTTTCTTTAATCAATCCGCACTCATCTCCCATGATTTTGTTCCCAGGTGTTCCCTATCATGATCTGAGCTCAGCAAACAACTCAACCAGTCCCATGTTCGATCGTTATAGTAGCAGCCCGGGTGGTTTGTTCACACAGAACAAGATGAGGAGGTGTAACCCTGTGGCTTTCGGCATGACGCCGGCTGTCAAGGTCTAGAATGTTTATCTGAATGCCTGCGCTCCACAGGTGCGTGCCTATCAGGCTATGAGAAAAAAAATTGTAACCGGGATGTGCAGATCCttgaatagtactccctctgtaaactaatataaaagtatttagatcactaaaatagtaatttagacgttcttatattagtttacggagggagtaatttggTTAGAAAACTAACGACAATTTAAATGAACAAAATTTCAGCCAACCCACTGCACCAGATGCTGATGGTCGTTGAGTTTGGATCTTCACCGTTCGATGTTGGCATGGGACATGAGGAGAGCGACGACGAGTTGTCATTAGTCTTCTATGAAGCTGTGCAGCAGTGCGGAGACAAGAAGTAACTTGGCGGGTACGTGCTCCGTTTTAGTACATTTGTACATTCGTTTCCTTTGCTTAATGATTGCTGATTTGCTTGCTTTGCTGTTGACTGTTTCAGACAATGGTTCCGCCACACTATTCCTTTCCTCGTGGAGGTGACAGGGCACCTTGTATTTTATTCTCtatcttctataaagctaaggcaTACAATTTGTGTGCTCTCGAGAAAAGACAGGGCACCAGTTTAGAGTTTGGTTTGAGTACACGGTTGACTTCAACTTCATGTGCATGGAAGACGTCGTTCGATGCTTCAACGAGAAGGACCGTGTCATGAGTTGGAACCAGCCAGTGTGGAGGCTGCA
Proteins encoded in this window:
- the LOC123168157 gene encoding uncharacterized protein, which encodes MAPTPSFFFGAAPEDTPAADVSAHAVVPGLSDAVARARLRRQGASGPGRQQAASRGGAPPRKTPQRGLGVAELERLRCGGVDPLHDLNAAAAAAMLEAAAANLQAQGNSVVLQQHHDYLPAFDAATGSRYYSPQLVQPPPAPPAPQPQPQAPVRCVQGVAPEQQYFMDRWGRMGGFVPAGNGQQPQLQVPAPECPSSQSTIWRPACSSASCLHAGQRCDLCSMTMVAMADRGTRGPATATTNAPYYSIYDLAATMTAARKHPIDLQETAGEGFLVAPEGRKEVREIEFFPTRISSHGGPHESELRTTPPSSSSPSGSVGGSLDLSLRL